The DNA region TCTTCATTGTAGTACCTATAACTATTGAAGGTATCAATACTTTTAGGAACCAACAGGCCTAGGGCATCATAATGCCTTAACATCCTTATACTAATCCTTGATAATTTCGAAAAATCTCCTATTTTTAACATTGATTTTACCTCACATATATATGTTTTCTTGAGCTCATCTTTATTATAAAGTGTACCATAATGTGAGAGTCAATATAAATATTATCTTTTTCAAAATTCATTAAGATTAGCATTGAGATGCTCGAACCACAAGAACCATCCCCCTGGTTAGACAATCACCACATGAATTTTTCCATCATCTGATAATTTAATCCTATTACCTTCAATCTTCTCTCCGTCAAGGAGGAGTCCTTCAGCCACCATAACCCCTTTACTTCGGCTTTCTACTTGTATTTCATAAACCGTCGTTTTATATTTATATGTTATAGTAAAATCTCCAAAACTTGTAGGCGTTGTCGGATCGATGATCAGCTCATCCTCTTCTTTTCTAATACCCAAAAACCAATGAACCAATCCTTGATACATCCAACCCGCTGAACCCGTATACCAGCTCCATCCACCCCTACCTGTATAAGGCGCGCTTAGAGAAATGTCAGCAATCATAACGTAAGGTTCTTTTTCATACTTGAGTGACTCTCTCTTACTCGAAGTGATATGGATCGGATTGAGTATGGTAAAAAGTGTATCCGCCAGACTGTAATCACGGATCATCGTACTGGCAATAGCCAGCCACACCGCTGCATGGGTATACTGACCTCCATTTTCCCTAATCCCTGGGTAGTAATTTTTGATATACCCCGGGTTTTTGTCAGTTTTATCAAACGGTGGTGCAAGTAGTAGGGAAATACCGTCTTCTTCTCTGACCAGATATCGTACAGCTGATTGCATTGCAACTTCAGCCCTATCTTTCTGTGCACCTTTTGATATCACACTCCAAGACTGACTGATAGAGTCAATTCGGCATTCAGCGTTTTCTTTTGAACCCAACTTACTATAATCATCATAAAAGGCTCTAAGGTACCAATCGCCATCCCATGAATGGGACTCGATATTTGTAAGTAGTGTCTTTCTCATTTCCTCAAATTGTTCTCCACTTTCAATATCCCCTTCATGATGACAAAGGGGTATAAAATCACCTAATACAGTATATAGAAACCAGGCTAACCAGACACTTTCTCCTGTTCCTTCTATACCTACCATGTTCATACCATCATTCCAATCACCACCGCCCATTAAGGGAAGTCCATGCTTGCCAAACTCTGTATGAAGAATTGTAAGTTTACAATGTTCATAAATACTGGCGGAAATCTCCGATTTTTCAGCTGTAACCATGGCTTCATGCTGACCTTCTTCGAGTAAAGGACCTTTGATATAATGCACTTTTTCTTTTAAGATCGTATAATCACCTGTACTACGAATATAAGCCGAGGTTGCATAGGGTAACCATAATAAATCATCCGTTATTTTCGTGCGAACACCTACACCCATGGGCATATGCCACCAATGTTGAACATCACCCTCCTCAAACTGCCGACTACAAGCAATTAAGATTTGATTTTTTAGTGCTGTTGGATCCGTAATCAAAAGAGAAAGTGCATCTTGAAGTTGATCTCTAAATCCATAAGCACCACCACACTGATAAAAGGCAGCTCTTGCATTAATTCTACAAGATATTGTTTGATATAATAGCCAACCGTTGACCATAATGTCAATCGCCCGATCATTTGTCTTGACTTGAATCGTACCAAGCATCTCTTCCCAGTAATCATTTACGCGTTTTAGTTCCTTTGTAGCTTTTCTTAAATCTTTATACTTATATCTTAGTTTGCTGATTTCTTCAAGATGAACACTTTGTCCTAGCCCAAAAATGATGGTTTTACTCTCATTTGGCTTCATTGAAATGGATACTTGAATAGCACCACAGGAGTCGTAAGACACACCGGTGTTGTTGGATAATTTGATGTCGAGACCTTCCGGATTCAATATCGAACCTTTTCGACCTAAAAATTCATGGCGATCACCTGTATACCCTATAATCATCTCACTTGTAAACATAAAGGCGTTGTGTTTGCGAAAATGATAGTTATAAATACTTTTTGCACTCAAGTATTCATGCTCATTGTTATATTCTGTTAAGATATAGGGATTGGTTTGCTCTCTTTCAGTTCCAAGAACCCACTCTACGTAATAGGTAAGACCCATAAACCTTTCTCTATCAGAATGATTTGTAAGTTTTAATTCCCAAATCTTAATAGGTTCATCCAATGGTGTGAACACTGTTAGCTCCTGTTCAATACTTTCCTCCTCATGATAAAACTTTGAGTAACCAAAGCCGTGTCGAACCAAATAAGTTCCCCTGTCCGTTTTACCTAAAGAGGTGGGTGTCATTACCTTTCCGCTTATTTCATCTTTTATATATATGGCTTCTGATGCTTTGTCACTGACAGGATCATTGGACCAGGGTGTTATCTTATTCTCCCTGCTATTCGTTGCCCAAGTGAATCCAGCACCAGACTCCGATATATGAAATCCGAAGTTTTTGTTTGCAATTACATTAATCCAAGGCGCTGGTGGCTTATTTTTACCTTCAAGAAGTATCTCATATTCACTTCCATCTTTTACAAACCCACCAAAACCATTAAAAAATTCATATTCATTGTCAAGATTCAAGTTTCTTCGCCTCCTTCTGTCTTTCTATATTTCTACAACTTCTTCAATAATCTCTTTTAATGTCTCTTTAATATTTCTAAAGTAAATACCTGTTTTTTCATTAAAGACAACTCTTGCAACTGTGAACAGTAAATCCAGCTCAGCTGGGATGACTTGATTCGAGTGGAGTATGAAAAGACTGGGTCTGTCTCTACTTTCATCATAAATTCTAAGTGAGGATGTCATATCATTTAACAAATCATGTAGTTCTTGTATATAACCATGCTTTGCTTCACTGAGTATAATTAAGTCAACTTTGACCTGATTGATTCTTAAATATTCATAAGCCTTTAATACATCTCGTACGACACTTGCCGCTTCAATCGATTTTACCGTTAACAACATAATTGGATTATCACCTGATACGCCAAATTTCCATAAGAAGCTTTGGTTTTTCCAATTCCGTCTAATATTTTCTGCAGGTCCTCTGTAATAACCTGAAGGATAGAATAAAGGGCTAATTAAATCTTGGAATGCATTTAATTGTTTTCTAGAAATATCTAAGTATTTGAGCTCGATTGCACTTTGAAGTCTGAATTTTTCAAACATATCATCTATTCTATAATCAATACTTAATTCATCGCTTATCGCGATAGCCTCTTCTTTGCTTTTACTCACACCCGTGATAAAGGAAACACTTGTTGATTCTCCTTCTGCCAAGGCAATATTTACCCGTAGACTCATAATGGGATCATTACAAAATCCTGTGCTATTAGAAAGTAATATACTGTCTACAACGGTAACCGGGTTCATTAATGTATTGTTTCTACCTATGAATTTTAGTCGGTCATTCTCATATGCAACATTCTTTGATAGATTTACATCGGTTTTTACCATATGCATTAAGTATGGATTATTGCCCTCTTTATTACTTCGTCGTCTAGATAAGAAAATACCATGTTCTTCGATATACTCGCTTTCTATAAAAAGCTTATTAAAGGCAGGGTGACTCAGTTCCGCAAGAAAACGATCGCCAACGACTTCCATATAACTTGTTAATTCAAGTTGTTTTAGATCTTTCCCATTATTGGTCAAAGTCACTTTTCTAATTTCCAGATTATAATTTGGAGAAAGACTCACTTCTGTATGTGTAATTATATCGCCATCTGTTCTTTTGAATTCAGCCTTATGGGGGTGAAAAATGGCTTCATAATCTTCAGGTTCTTTTTTTGTAGGATTATACGTTGTACTCCATACTGAATTTTTATTCATATCTTTGATATAAATGTAATTACCTGTATTGGCATAAAGATCTGATCGCCATCTATATAGCATCATATCATTATAACTGCTAAAGCCATCTCCATCCGAAGTGATCATAAGAGAATAGTTGTTATTGCTAAAATACCTGACTACGGCTATTTCAGGTGCAACACTGTTAACATAGCGATTGCTAAGTACATCTTCTTCCAATTCCATTTTTCTGATTTTTATCGTGTAGCCTCTCTTGGCTATAGATATGAAGTGGGATTGGCGTTTTTCCTCAAGTAATACCTCAGTGGCTTTTACCATAGCTTCTGCATGGAATCTCGTACGCATGATGCCATTGTTCAAGAAATTATTAATAGCTACAAGATTCATACCTTGATGATGGGCCATAAATGATCGAACGATACAATAGGGTGTCTCGTACTCCGGATCCGGACCATTAAAGTCTATAGCTTCATAATACCCATAGGTACTAAAAGCACCCAAATCCGACATTCTTCTAAGATTCGACATGGCTTCCTCACTTGCATACTCTAGAGCAAGAAATGTAGCATATGGCGCTACTACTAAAGGCTCTTTGAGAGCCGGTTGCAGACGTAACTTAGGTATACCAAATGCTTTGTATTGATAGTTGGCGTCTAAGTCAAATCGATAATACTGAGACTCAGATATGCCCCAGGGTATGGACATATGCTTAGCATAATTAATATGCTGTAGCACTGCTGCTTTAGATGTTTCTGCATATACTGAGCCATCATACTCTTTCATGACTAGGTTTGGCATAAGGTATTCAAACATCGTGCCGCTCCAAGATACAAAGCAAGGTAAGCCATCGATCATGGTAAAGGGGCGGCCCAACTTGCTCCAATGTTTTAATGGCACCTCGCCCCTGGCTATGGCTATAAAACTCGTTAGTGATGATTCTGAAGCCATCAAGTCGTAACAACCGGCATCTTTTGTTTGAGATGATACATGATAACCGATAAGAAATAGTAATCGTTTTTCATTGTATAAAAATCTAAACTCAGCTTCTTTAAGCATAGAATCTATTGTGTGGCTAACCACTTTTATTCTACTAACCATATCCTTTGCAGCGTCATTATCTTCTAGTGCTAGCTGTCCTAAGGTAGGGCAGTCCAAGAAGGGAATATCTTCTAAGTTAAATACTTCTACCTCGTTTATGATTATATCTAAACTACTTAGGACTTCTCCTATTCTATGAGAACCCTCACCCAATTTCTGTTCATTGCTTTTTATAAGCGCTCTTATATCCGAAAGATCTGCCGAGAATTCTCCAATTGTACCGTAATCATCTTTTAATAACATATTTGTTTGACTCGTTTTTAATGTGTGTCTAAGCTCCGAGATTAGATGTGTCGTAAAAATAGGTGTATCTAGTTGTTCTATAATACCGTTTTTTAGGGCTATAAGGTGCCCAAAAAAGTTTCCACTATCTACCGTAGATATATAATCCGGGTGTAATATTTCAAGGGTGCTTGTGTTATACCAGTTATAAAGATGACCTTTCCACTTCGGCAGAGTGCCTATAGTCTCCAATAATCTTTCTTCATGGGCAATCATGGTACTTAAAGTCTCAAAGCCAAAGTCTCTTGCAGAAAGCGTAGCTAGGAGTTGAAGACCAATATTTGTTGGAGAGGTTTTGTTAGATAGCTTTTCTTTAGGTGCATACTGATAATTATCCGGACATAAATAGTTATTGTCTTTTGTTGCATGATCTTTGAAAAAAAGCCAGGTTCTTCGAGCTGTCTCTAGAAGAAGTTCCCTATCTTCTAACGCGCCTTTTATGAATCGTTCTTCTCTTGGTTGGCTCATACGATAGGCCATCCAAAAGGACATACCCCAAGCAAGTGCTAAGGCACCGTAGATGGCTATAGCTACCGGATGAACTGTCTGCACTATTAATAGTCCCACTAAAACCATAGCCGCAATAATCGCACTAAACATATTAAAGAAATAACCTCTTAATGTATTTACAACTGAAGCATCTTCATTTTCTGATGTATTCCACCTCAGCATTTTTTCTTGACTGATGAGCACTCTAAAAACTGTTCTCATGATTGCATCTGTAGCTATCTGAGCCCTGTATGGTGTAATAACAAGCTCCATAAGTGCTCTTTCAAACATTAACATGATCTCTTTAAATAAACCCTTATAGACAATGGTAAACTGAGGTCTATTGATTTTTTGTGAAATTATTGCGTATAGTAGAGATGCGAAATTAAGTATGTCAGAAAAGAAAACTAAGGGTAGCCACAAATAAAAAACCTTAGGCATAATAGCTAAATTTATGATAATGAAAAGTGTTTTGGATACAGGGACTATGCTACGTCTTAAATTATCTAATATTTTCCATTTGGATATTACGTTTAAGCTAATGCCATTTTTTGGCTTCCTTTTAAACAACCAAGGTAACAGTTGCCAATCGCCTCGAATCCACCTGTGCTCTCTTTTTACAAATGAAAGCACACTACTTGGAAATGTATCCATGATTTTTACCGAACTTGAGAAAGCTGTTTTGACATAGCAACTTTCTAAGAGGTCATGACTGAGCACACTATTGTCCGGTATTATTTTATTTAAGATTAAGTGAAAAGCCTCCACGTGATAAATGCCTTTACCTGTATAGACGCCTTCGTTAAACACATCTTGATATATATCAGATTGAATAGATGAATAGTTTGCTAGCCCTGTTTGGCCTCCAAACACTTCAGGAAAGCGACTGCTTTTTTTATCAACTATATGATTACCAATCGAAGGCTGTATGATGGCATACCCTTCTTTCACCCTCTTACTAACCGGATCTATAACCGGCTGATTGAGGGGATGGTCAATAAGACCCACGAGTTTTGACGCATTATCCCTAATCAGATTAGAGTCCGCATCTAAAGTGATGACATATTTGAAAGTTTCTAATAAGGCTTCCTCGCATAATAATGTCGTAAAGCTTGTATCTTCCTTCTTAATGCCACTTAAGAGATTATTAAATTCCTCCAGCTTCCCTCTTTTTCTTTCCCAACCCATATAGCAATTTTCCGACTTGTTCCATTGCCTTTCTCTTATAAACAGAGAAAATCGTTGATGAGTTGATGGGTAAAGCACATTTAGTGCATTGATTTTTTTTATAAGAGCTTTCTCAAGAATCTCGTCTTTTGGCATAACTTTTTCAGGTGCATCCTCAAAATCGGCTAAAAGTCCAAAGTAGAGATTATCTTGTCGATTAGCTAAATAATGCTTTTCTAGCCTTTCAAGATACTCGATACATTGAGATTTTGATGAAACAAGTACAGGCATGACTAAAAATGTTCTGGAGTGATCCGGAATTTCTTCTAGATAATCTAAAGAAGGAATCTTTGCTACAGCCATCCGCCTTGTAAAGATATGATTGGTTAACTCTATAGCAATTCCTGTCAACATCGGTAACCCAACGACCAAAACGATCACATATATATTGATATCCTCAACTAACCCAAAACGCTTCATCATAAATATTACAAAAACAGATATAGAAACAACAAGCAAGAAGCCGGTTATAAAATAACTGATGCCTTTTATATTCTGTTTCTTTTCTAGATTTTCCGGTGCTTTTTTATTTAATACTTTTGCTTTAAGGAGGGGGTATCCCTTCCCTATAAGATAGGTGCCCACATGATGGGGACAATTAAGGTCCTCTCTACCTGCTTTGGCCAGTTCTAGAGCATATTCTGCTATTACACCTTCTTCAATATGATGTTTAAGAGATAGTTTTACAATAATCCCTCTGTACATACCCTTACTTGCGGAATCCATTTTGGCATATACACCATCAGGATCATTTATTAGGATACTTTCAAGGAGTGAGAAAGCCTCAAAAAACTTTTCTTCATCTACTTCGCTAATGCCTTTGAGACTCACAATAAGCGCACGAATATCAGACTCCAAGTAGGATTCTAATTTACTTTCTTCAAGAAATACCTTGGAGGGCTTAATGCGCTTATTAGCTGATTTGGATTTATAGTGATGGGCCACATAACGCTGAATGGATTCTTCCTCAAATGACATGTTCTTTAATTGGTATATGACATGGGCATGAAAAGAGAAGTTTTTTCTGCAGTCCGCATCAACTTCACTAAGAAAGGAAGCAATATCGATAACACCAGGTTGTACCCCTAGCTTTTCCTTAACAAATTTTTCTGCTTTGGCCTTTATCTTTACGATACTCACAACTTCTTCTGCTACTTCTATAATACTTTCTAGTAAGCAAAATCCAATCATCTCCGGTAGTACCCATAACTCTTTATCCAGTAAGTGTATCTCTTTTTGATAGGCTTGAAGCATGATGGAAATATTTTCTTCGTTTAAATGCCCACCGGAAATGGCCACCATTTTTTTCGCCACAACATAGATCCTCGGATAGCCATGATACTCTTTTGATCTAAGTATCGGTAGGATCTCATAATTTGTACCTCTCGTTCTGACCTTTTTTATTTCTCTGTATAACATTTGGTAGTTGTCAAACAACCAACGCGCCGCAGGAATTAAGGCGATTAAATCAGAAGATATTTCAGAAATACTGCTACGTATTTGGTTTAATTTTTTATATGCAATTTGATTATAATCCCCAAGTACAAAATTATAGCGCATCAACTTGACATTTTGGTGATTCTTCGCCAGATCTAGCATTTGCTGTTCCCACTCAACCGGTCCAAGTATGTCATCCATCCCAATAGGTTCAATGGGCAAAATAGCCCTCTTTCTTATATGGATGTACCTGACATAAAGAAAAATCATGACACCTATAAGAAGAATTGCAACCAATGCCCTATTAAAACCAACCGATCTATTCAGTAAAAAACTACTTATTGTTCCTATTATATTTAATACCATTTAAACACTACCTTCCTAATAAAACACAGCCCTCATAGTCTTATATCATAACTATAATTTTCAAGTTAGAACAAAGATGCTACGCTTCGCTTTGCAAAGCAAATTGTTCCGGCAGGAAAGATTTCCTTGATAGTTAATGCGGCGCTTCTACGCATTAACATAGCATAGACTTTCCTAGAGAATAAAAAAACATCAATAAAATAATACATATATTCATTATACCATTAATAACTGAAAATTACTGGCAACTACCGTTTAATTATCTGCAGTCGGCAGATGCTCAGTTTCTGATGTATGATTTTATAACAAATAATGGTGTATTTATTATACACTTTATTATATAGACATACATTAGTTAATGTGTTGCATTAACAAATAAATATTTTCAGAAGTTTCTGTTTTTTGTTCCCTTATATTAAAAGCTATTATAAGCATAAAAATACCTCCAAGTAAACAATCCTATTTTAATGAATTAGACTGCTTACTTTGGAAGTATTCTATCTGTGATACCTTTTTATCTTTTAAATATGGGTTATAATTGTTACACCTATTTACCCTATTAACTTTCTATCTATAGTGCTAATAAAAACCTCTTTTATATGCTTTTGGAATCCCTTCTAGTATGCCCGCTTGTTGATACATCTTCAAAGGAAAATAAGGATCACGTAGCAACAGTCTTCCTAGTGCTATGAGGTCGCATCGATTGTTATTTATTATTTCTTCAATCATCTCAATACTGGTTATTAAGCCAACCGCTATCGTTGCCACCTGACACTCATGCTTGATTTGCTCAGCAAAACGTATTTGATATCCGGGATAAACCTGCATACTAACAGGCGCCAAACCACCGGAACTTGTATGTATTATATCTAGTTTCCCCTTCACTTGGTCGATAATCCTGACCATCTCATCACCATCGATACCACCAACCATATAATCAGAAGCGGACACTCTTAGACCAAGAGCAACATGCTCAGGAATAGCAGCCTTAACTTGATCTATTATCCAATTAAGGAGTCGACATCGGTTCTCCAAGCTACCACCAAATTGATCTTCTCGCTGGTTGGTTACCTGTGATAGGAACTCATGATTCAAGTAGCCATGAGCACCATGAATCTCAATATAATCAAAGCCTGCTCTTACTGCCCTCTTAGCGCCTTCTACAAAAGCCTGAATAACTTGTTGTATTTGGTTTTCATCTAGAACTTGTGGCATCCTATAATCATCACTAAACTTAATGGCACTCGGTGCGATTGGTGTTGTCTTTGTCGCTTCACTTTTCCTTCCGGCGTGAGCAATCTGAATCCCTGCACGAGCGCCATGTTTTTTTATTCTGGATGTAATCTCTTTAAGTCCTTCGATCTGTTCATCGTTCCAAATCCCAAGGTCTTGATCCGATATTCTGCCATTAGGCATGACCGCTGTAGCCTCTACAATAATCAAACCAACACCACCAATGGCTCTGGTTTCATAGTGGGTGAAATGGAAATCATTGGCTTTACCATCATCTTTTGCTGAGTACATACACATTGGCGACATGACCAACCGATTTTTTAGTTCAATGTTTCCAAGCTTATATTTTTCCAATGCTTTCATAGGATCTCCTCTATTTCGGTTTTCTTTTTATTCGTGTTTTGTAATATATTTCATGGCAAAATCAATTTGTGCAGGTGTTAATGCTTTTTTCAAAGCTAATTGGTAGTATTTCACTGCTGAATCAACATCGTTTTTCTGATAATGGGAATAGCAAACTGCCGCTCCGTAATAGCCAACACCGGAACTTGGAACCCTTTCATCGTAAATTAAAAACATATCAATGGCTTTTTCTAATTGCATATTGTCGTAATATGCCCAAGCCAGTGAGGCAACATTAGCTGCATCCTTAGGATCTAATTCATAAACTTTTTCATAGTACTTTATGGCTTTTATTTTGTCCGGTGTCAAATTTGCATAAATCACGGCTAATCTTTTAGCTGCAAAAATATTATTTGTATCCATCTCCAGAATTGCCAAATAGCTTTGCTTTGCCTCATCATATTGATTTGCTACTTCATACTGCTTCGCTTGCTCTATCCATTGTGTTGCATCACCAATCGTTAGCTCTACTGTTTTTGATTCTTGTATCCACTTGACGTCGCCTCCAAAATACTGAGTAATAAAGCGAAGCGGGACATAAGTTCTACTGTCTTTTAGTAGAACGGGTACATCCATTGTTTCACTTTTTCCATTCACCAAAATAGATGCACTTCCCACTTTTAGCTCCAGCTTCGTATCAAGTCTTTCTATGGTAATAGAAGAAGTGGCTGCATTCCAGCCTACAGAAGCGCCAAGTGCTTCCGAAATCCCTCTAAGAGGCACAAGGGTACGATTATATGTCTTGTTGAGATAGGGTTCAGTATCAAAAAACAAAGGCTTATTATTTAATAAAATCGTCATAGGAGATTCATTCAGGATCTTAATGACTACTGCATTGGATAAAAGTCTTCCCGGTGTGGTCATATAGCTCCCATTGTAATATAGACCACTGGATCCGCCACCATCTAAGTTCATGGCTTCAACCATACCTAAAGATAGTGCAATCTCACCTAACTGTTTAACTGTAACCCCTGAAACAACGGTCATACCCAGTCTGTTGTCTTCTGTTATACCAATCAAACTTCTCGTCGCAGCAGAACTTGTAATCTTGCCTTCAGTAAACCCTTCAGCACCGGCATCTGCTTTTAACTTACCATTTTCAACCAATGTCGGTCCTGCTCCAACCACTGTTCTAATATTAGCATAGTCAAGGCTTATACCGCTATGCCCCACCGTTGTAAAATCATTAGCGTAGTATTCCATGCGATATTCGGCTGTTTTTCCTAACTCAAACACTTTGCTAACATTCACATCTTTGGTAAGTACCAAAAAGCCATCCGTAGGTATGTAAAAACTGCCACTACCCTTCTTAGTAACCACACCCTTGTCCACCTCAATTGAAGTAAAATCATGACTCGGTCTTGGACCTGCATATTCCGGTGTAAAAATCATGGTCGCAGCAGCATCGGAATAATAGTGGTTAATATTCCATGAATACCAGCTATATGGCCATTCCCATTGGCCATTGGTTCCACCGACGATCTTTACAAAAAGAGGGTCAACACTTACGGTATTGTCGCCTGAAATAGCAAGTACGGAACCTGTGTTTGCCATATGCAACACTTTCCCATCTAACATAAGGGTTCCTGAAGGTTGCATATCAGCATAAGCATTAAAGAAAGAACCATTTATACCCCCAATAGCCGTTGCGTCAGTGTTGCTCGCCGATTGAACTATGGAAGACAAGGCATCGGTTGCTCCAATCTTCCCATGAGCTAATACGGAATCAATACGAATCTTATCGTCTTTCAAATCAGCCCAAAGAACTGAAATGTTTTTATTGCCACCTGTAAAACTAACGGTTCTGCTTTCTTTCCACACACTGGATTGAGCATGTACTGGTGATGTAAATGGAATGCTGATTATCATGAATAGCATTACAAATAGTATGCGCATTGCTTGTTGTGATTTCATTGTCTTTTTTCCTCTCGTTTATAGTTTGACTATAGTCTAGTTATGGTCTAGTTATAGTTTAGTCAATATTTCGCAGGTCTTTTATCGTACCCTCAATCTATTTTTAAGAATCTGGCATTTATAGATACTATAATAGTACTCAGTGACATAAGTACAGCACCCAGTGCCGGACTAATGAGTATACCTTGATTATATAGTATGCCTGCTGCAAGTGGTAGCGCTATTATATTATATCCGGTGGCCCAAATTAGATTTTGAATCATCTTCTTATAGGTTGCTTTTGAAAGCTTTATAATGCTTACGACATCCAGTGGGTTACTCTTGACGAGTATAATATCAGCTGTTTCTATGGCAACATCGGTACCCGCACCTATTGCAATGCCTAGATCCGCTTTTGCTAGAGAAGGTGCATCATTTACCCCATCACCCGTCATAGCAACTTTTTTGCCTTTACTTATAAGTTCATCAATTTTTTCTGATTTTTCTTGAGGCAACACTTCAGATATTACTGTGTCAATTTTTAACGCTTCGCCCACATAAGCCGCTACTCTTTCATTATCGCCTGTTAGCATGATTGATTCTATGCCCATTGTTCTTAAGGTTTCTACCGCTTCCTTAGCCGTCGTTCTAACGATATCGGATAAGGCAATATAGCCCATGAGTCTATGATTCTCAAGTACGAAAACAACAGTTTTACCTTGTTGTGCCAGTTCTTCATAATGATTTTCATCAAATTCAATTTTCTCACTCTTCATGTATCCCGGACTTACTACCATAATTTCCTTACCTTCTACTTCAGCTTGTAAACCCTTACCTGTCAAGTTTTGATAATGACTCACTTCCTTCAACTCTAGACTTCTATTCTTCCCTTCATTTACAATCCCTTTTGCAATAGGATGCTCCGAATTAGACTCAACAGAATAAGCCATGGTTAGTAACTCA from Petrocella atlantisensis includes:
- a CDS encoding stalk domain-containing protein; this encodes MKSQQAMRILFVMLFMIISIPFTSPVHAQSSVWKESRTVSFTGGNKNISVLWADLKDDKIRIDSVLAHGKIGATDALSSIVQSASNTDATAIGGINGSFFNAYADMQPSGTLMLDGKVLHMANTGSVLAISGDNTVSVDPLFVKIVGGTNGQWEWPYSWYSWNINHYYSDAAATMIFTPEYAGPRPSHDFTSIEVDKGVVTKKGSGSFYIPTDGFLVLTKDVNVSKVFELGKTAEYRMEYYANDFTTVGHSGISLDYANIRTVVGAGPTLVENGKLKADAGAEGFTEGKITSSAATRSLIGITEDNRLGMTVVSGVTVKQLGEIALSLGMVEAMNLDGGGSSGLYYNGSYMTTPGRLLSNAVVIKILNESPMTILLNNKPLFFDTEPYLNKTYNRTLVPLRGISEALGASVGWNAATSSITIERLDTKLELKVGSASILVNGKSETMDVPVLLKDSRTYVPLRFITQYFGGDVKWIQESKTVELTIGDATQWIEQAKQYEVANQYDEAKQSYLAILEMDTNNIFAAKRLAVIYANLTPDKIKAIKYYEKVYELDPKDAANVASLAWAYYDNMQLEKAIDMFLIYDERVPSSGVGYYGAAVCYSHYQKNDVDSAVKYYQLALKKALTPAQIDFAMKYITKHE